One Aspergillus oryzae RIB40 DNA, chromosome 2 genomic window carries:
- a CDS encoding oxidase ustYa family protein (predicted protein) yields MDTTKHDYSPVASSDIEESRTSHEQLRVPHTQKGRSIYWHYTVYSLLLLSNIVLFGLWWRATLLSKVAIVSQTELTHLTAPAKHVISYEHRRLKRDIENNVFTGDPRPEFDAAWKHLLEPMTIKITPEELSHLPDPSIAFKNETGYIAELAVYHELHCIKRIRRHFHLDRYYPNMTEDDRIREEAHIDHCLEYWREAAMCRGDTTLATFRWVDGLPYSRVYSDHECVNWEALDQWARSRMVDMRDYGMLAQ; encoded by the exons ATGGACACCACCAAGCACGATTACTCTCCTGTAGCCTCATCAGACATAGAAGAGTCCCGCACTTCTCATGAACAGCTGCGGGTCCCTCATACACAGAAGGGACGATCCATCTACTGGCATTATACTGTCTATTCCCTATTATTACTGTCAAACATTGTCCTCTTCGGCCTCTGGTGGCGGGCTACTCTATTGAGCAAGGT CGCAATTGTATCTCAAACAGAACTGACCCATCTCACAGCCCCCGCAAAACATGTTATATCCTACGAACACAGACGTCTCAAACGAGACATCGAAAACAATGTCTTCACCGGCGACCCTCGACCCGAATTCGACGCAGCCTGGAAACATCTGCTAGAAC CCATGACGATCAAAATCACCCCAGAAGAACTCTCCCACCTCCCAGACCCGAGCATCGCCTTCAAAAATGAGACCGGCTACATCGCCGAATTAGCCGTGTACCACGAACTCCACTGCATC AAACGCATCCGTCGCCATTTCCACCTTGACAGGTACTACCCCAATATGACAGAAGATGACCGTATTCGCGAGGAGGCTCACATCGATCACTGTCTTGAGTACTGGCGTGAAGCAGCCATGTGTCGGGGCGACACCACCCTCGCGACTTTCCGCTGGGTAGACGGGTTACCGTATTCGCGGGTGTATAGCGATCATGAGTGCGTGAATTGGGAGGCGCTGGATCAGTGGGCCAGATCGAGGATGGTGGATATGAGGGATTATGGAATGTTGGCGCAGTAG
- a CDS encoding uncharacterized protein (predicted protein) — MASPRPPHNFGPQGYPLPNGATGPVPGATPLLPNNGRVIQNGPVRVLCIADVRGNLKSLNELAKQARADHIIHTGDFGFYDDTSLDRIAEKTLKHVAQYSPLLPENVKRAIAQTPPQQSIKQRFSPDQLPLSELSMLLDKRLTLDVPVYTVWGACEDVRVLEKFRSGEYKVNNLHIIDEANSRLLDIGGVKLRLLGLGGAVVMHKLFDNGEGKTTIAGGLGTMWTTLLQMGELIDTANRVYDPSETRIFVTHASPAREGMLNQLSVTLKADFSISAGLHFRYGSSYNEFSVNPSLDHYRGKLAASKASFNDVWETVRGEVEAAIASNEAQKTLLDNALDVVQKMPTIANGGNPFGGPTGPGNAAGQVDESAFKNMWNFNLADAAFGFLVLEIEAGRIATEMRAQGFNFAHRGGKPPVPAVAGQPNPPVPTGTPGVASPAARPAVPQFGQAQPVAGRPAAPQQPQPQPQQGQAKAPAAAPARTSPVPVIPKPATPQPSGPAASQHAPTSPEKAAEANGTSQPEKPSESPMPRPEKKQSNGLFVSNVDNEQAVRDLFPEEDKAKIVKLDKWGKYNHVVMFNSVEEAKAALDRQPPEHKKPTPPGQPRKPNIKFFEDRGSHRGNAGTWQSSNRGGNTSQRGYQSGGASDSEGGRGRGGFSGRGRGRGDRGRGGRGGRGGFNKGGPTSDSPAPSTSTPSGEKPAAAGDA, encoded by the exons ATGGCTTCT CCCCGTCCTCCGCACAACTTCGGTCCGCAAGGCTATCCTCTCCCCAACGGTGCTACTGGTCCCGTTCCTGGCGCCACCCCTCTTCTGCCAAACAACGGTCGAGTCATTCAGAACGGCCCCGTCAGAGTCCTGTGCATTGCGGATGTTAGAG GTAATCTGAAGTCTCTGAATGAGTTGGCCAAACAGGCCCGTGCAGATCATATCATCCACACCGGTGATTTCGGCTTCTATGATGACACATCGTTGGATAGGATTGCCGAAAA GACCCTTAAGCATGTGGCCCAATACTCTCCTCTGCTTCCTGAAAATGTGAAGCGGGCCATCGCACAAACTCCTCCCCAGCAATCCATTAAGCAACGATTCTCCCCCGACCAGCTACCCCTCTCAGAGCTTTCTATGTTGCTCGACAAGCGGCTCACACTTGATGTCCCTGTATACACCGTTTGGGGTGCCTGTGAAGATGTTAGGGTGCTGGAGAAGTTTCGCTCTGGAGAGTATAAGGTGAATAACCTTCATATTATCGACGAGGCCAACTCGCGCCTACTGGATATAGGTGGTGTCAAGCTTCGTCTGCTGGGACTGGGAGGCGCGGTGGTCATGCACAAGCTGTTCGATAACGGCGAGGGCAAGACCACTATTGCCGGTGGCCTAGGCACCATGTGGACCACTTTACTGCAAATGGGTGAGCTAATTGACACAGCAAACCGTGTGTACGACCCATCGGAAACCCGTATCTTTGTCACTCATGCGTCACCCGCGCGCGAAGGAATGCTTAACCAGCTATCCGTGACCCTGAAAGCTGATTTCTCTATTTCTGCCGGTTTGCATTTCCGCTACGGCTCATCCTACAACGAATTCTCTGTGAACCCCTCATTGGACCACTACCGAGGCAAGCTGGCCGCATCGAAGGCTTCCTTCAACGATGTTTGGGAGACGGTGCGCGGTGAGGTCGAGGCTGCAATTGCCTCTAACGAAGCCCAGAAGACGCTCTTGGACAATGCTCTCGATGTGGTGCAGAAGATGCCTACAATCGCTAACGGTGGGAACCCGTTCGGCGGACCTACCGGCCCCGGAAACGCAGCTGGTCAGGTCGATGAAAGCGCTTTCAAGAACATGTGGAACTTCAACCTTGCAGATGCAGCATTTGGTTTCCTAGTCCTTGAGATCGAAGCCGGCCGTATCGCGACGGAAATGCGCGCTCAGGGTTTTAACTTCGCACACCGCGGCGGTAAGCCTCCTGTgcctgctgttgctggacAGCCCAATCCTCCTGTGCCTACCGGTACCCCTGGTGTGGCCTCCCCGGCAGCTCGTCCCGCTGTTCCTCAGTTTGGTCAGGCCCAACCGGTTGCTGGACGTCCTGCCGCCCCTCAACAGCCGCAGCCTCAACCTCAGCAGGGACAAGCCAAGGCTCCCGCTGCAGCCCCCGCTCGTACTTCCCCAGTTCCCGTTATTCCCAAGCCTGCAACTCCCCAGCCCTCCGGCCCAGCTGCCTCGCAACATGCCCCTACATCGCCTGAAAAGGCTGCAGAGGCCAACGGCACTTCACAGCCTGAGAAGCCATCCGAGTCGCCTATGCCCAGGCctgaaaagaagcaaagcaacGGACTATTCGTGTCGAACGTTGACAACGAACAGGCCGTTCGTGACCTGTTCCCTGAGGAGGACAAAGCAAAGATTGTCAAGCTCGACAAATGGGGCAAATACAACCACGTTGTGATGTTCAACAGTGTCGAAGAGGCCAAGGCTGCTCTCGATCGTCAGCCCCCAGAGCACAAGAAGCCCACACCCCCCGGTCAACCTCGCAAGCCTAACATCAAGTTCTTCGAAGACCGTGGTAGCCACCGTGGCAATGCTGGCACGTGGCAGAGCAGCAACCGGGGAGGCAACACTTCTCAGCGTGGATACCAAAGCGGTGGTGCCAGCGACAGTGAAGGGGGACGGGGACGTGGTGGATTCAGCGGACGTGGCCGCGGCCGTGGCGATCGTGGTCGAGGCGGACGCGGTGGTCGCGGCGGTTTCAACAAAGGAGGACCTACATCTGACTCACCTGCTCCATCGACATCGACTCCATCTGGTGAGAAGCCCGCCGCGGCTGGCGATGCTTAA
- a CDS encoding putative glutaminase (predicted protein) gives MYIDFRDRLGIGTLFTTVISMLSRERDSIIYRPALPPSYPLAVRNPYLSTWMPSDQVKTLPYSEPQFWAGQSLSWSVMARIDGETYSLMNGKNAGDDILPAVVSSAEYTSAHSIFTLSAGPVTVTLDFFSPVSPFNHLRQSLPFSYLTVSLSAASSSSIQIYSSIDDRWVGKQENTDRNFQMKDTTAIFSLGINNPTLYEERDDMATWGEAIFASRSTPSSKLSFASGKCENIRSHFIKTGQLNGNDPWFPGGIVALSHDLGIVTGSQSVRFAVGYVREKAINYLGAPYTGYYRANYSGTPEAVTYFLDDYQDALRESLKLDLELSTKAKATAGQKYADIVTLSTRQAYGAIDLTIPNDSLDIDNTLAFVKELSSDGNLNTVDVIMPAFPIYYVMNPDYIRLLLEPMMRYLAAGRWREPYVIHDMGSHYPNATGHDNQQAEPMPIEECGNLMVLALAYVRATGDREWVAEYQDIMRPYADYLVDNGVEIAEQLSSNDAAGPLANETNLAIKAAVGIKAFGQLTGLTEYSRIGKERADLFFNQQLGTDQQKTHFVLQYPNKPASWKIPYNLYPDVLLDLDTFPPEVHQMSSAFFKSVRGEFGVPLDSRQDWAKSDWNMWLAATFELDTRNEFVEDLWTFMTNGKHNWPFSDRYVATSAKGASPGVPILCRARPTVGGHFALMALNGPRSLWGTVPGAMELPNTMDEEDFETQREEL, from the exons ATGTATATTGATTTTCGAGATCGTTTAGGGATTGGCACCCTCTTCACGACGGTCATCTCTATGCTCTCGCGCGAGCGAGACTCTATAATTTATCGGCCAGCCCTGCCTCCTTCCTACCCCTTGGCAGTTCGGAACCCATATCTCTCGACATGGATGCCTAGCGATCAGGTCAAGACCTTGCCGTATTCGGAGCCTCAGTTTTGGGCCGGACAGAGTCTCTCCTGGTCGGTGATGGCGCGGATTGACGGGGAGACGTACAGCTtgatgaatgggaagaatgcAGGTGATGATATTCTTCCGGCTGTCGTTTCTAGTGCAGAATATACTTCTGCTCATTCAATATTTACCCTGTCTGCTGGTCCGGTGACTGTCACCCtagatttcttttcacctGTGTCGCCTTTCAACCATCTCCGACAGTCTCTCCCTTTCA GCTATCTAACAGTCTCATTGTCGGCGGCGTCTTCCAGCAGCATTCAGATATATTCTAGTATTGATGACCGATGGGTaggaaagcaagaaaacaCCGACCGTAACTTCCAGATGAAAGATACTACTGCTATCTTCTCCCTTGGAATCAATAATCCTACCCTGTACGAAGAGCGTGATGATATGGCAACATGGGGTGAGGCTATCTTTGCATCCCGTTCAACACCCTCTTCCAAgctttcctttgcatcgGGAAAGTGCGAGAACATACGCTCCCACTTTATCAAAACAGGGCAGCTGAATGGCAATGATCCTTGGTTTCCTGGGGGAATTGTAGCTCTATCACATGACTTAGGAATAGTTACTGGCAGTCAGTCCGTGAGATTTGCCGTTGGCTATGTGAGAGAGAAGGCAATCAATTACCTCGGGGCGCCATATACGGGATATTATAGAGCGAACTACTCAGGGACACCTGAGGCAGTCACCTATTTTCTGGATGATTATCAGGATGCTCTCCGGGAATCGTTGAAGCTTGACTTAGAGCTGTCCACTAAAGCTAAGGCCACCGCAGGGCAGAAGTATGCGGACATTGTTACGCTATCGACCCGTCAGGCTTATGGAGCTATTGATCTGACTATTCCTAATGATTCACTTGACATCGATAATACACTGGCGTTTGTGAAAGAGCTCTCCAGCGATGGAAATCTTAATACTGTTGATGTTATTATGCCTGCCTTCCCGATATATTACGTCATGAATCCTGACTACATACGATTATTGCTAGAACCGATGATGAGGTACCTTGCAGCGGGGCGCTGGCGGGAGCCATATGTAATTCATGACATGGGCTCTCATTACCCCAATGCTACTGGGCATGACAACCAACAAGCCGAGCCAATGCCCATTGAGGAATGCGGTAACTTGATGGTCCTAGCACTAGCATATGTGCGCGCAACTGGCGATAGAGAATGGGTGGCCGAGTACCAAGATATCATGAGACCCTACGCGGACTATCTGGTTGACAATGGTGTTGAAATTGCGGAGCAGCTATCTTCCAATGATGCCGCAGGGCCTCTTGCTAATGAGACAAACCTGGCCATCAAGGCTGCAGTGGGCATTAAGGCATTCGGTCAATTGACTGGGCTTACTGAGTACTCCCGTATTGGCAAGGAGCGTGcagacctcttcttcaaccagcAGCTCGGAACCGATCAACAAAAGACACACTTCGTGCTGCAATACCCGAACAAACCAGCCTCCTGGAAAATTCCATATAATTTATATCCAGATGTGTTGCTTGATCTTGACACTTTTCCTCCAGAGGTTCACCAAATGTCAAGCGCATTTTTCAAGTCGGTCCGAGGAGAGTTTGGAGTTCCTCTTGATAGCCGTCAAGACTGGGCCAAATCTGATTGGAATATGTGGCTGGCTGCCACCTTCGAGTTGGACACACGAAACGAGTTTGTTGAAGACCTGTGGACATTTATGACCAACGGAAAGCATAATTGGCCTTTCTCTGATCGCTATGTTGCCACATCAGCCAAAGGGGCAAGTCCCGGGGTGCCTATCTTGTGTCGTGCTCGGCCGACGGTAGGTGGGCATTTTGCGCTTATGGCCTTGAATGGGCCCAGATCTCTTTGGGGCACTGTGCCTGGCGCAATGGAATTACCGAACActatggatgaagaggatttTGAGACGCAAAGAGAGGAGCTGTGA
- a CDS encoding uncharacterized protein (predicted protein), whose product MDFYHAILVAYYAAVEESDVAKGAQRPDNYLQQTGARMAPSHIRHCFDYLRQALMCAADTNMEVLDPETHTTSGWGQGKRCRDYDEVVMWAEKWANSTDTGIVA is encoded by the exons ATGGACTTCTAC CACGCAATTCTAGTCGCCTACTATGCCGCCGTTGAGGAATCTGACGTAGCCAAGGGCGCTCAGCGTCCGGACAATTACCTCCAACAGACGGGAGCGAGAATGGCCCCGTCGCATATCCGACATTGCTTCGACTATCTTCGACAGGCGTTGATGTGTGCGGCGGATACTAATATGGAGGTGTTGGATCCTGAAACGCATACGACGAGTGGATGGGGGCAGGGCAAGCGGTGTCGAGACTATGATGAGGTCGTGATGTGGGCGGAGAAGTGGGCAAATTCGACGGATACGGGGATTGTTGCTTAG
- a CDS encoding class I SAM-dependent methyltransferase (predicted protein), with protein MKLTASFAHSRCYPFRRLAVPYRTRRQFSTATIHLNKDDSANVWTLTQEDVSHYWKGYLATRPKYTDTFYNLIYDYHASHSQSSLPPFSVAHDVGAGPGQVSAKLAQRFSHVVVSDNNENHVNYAKHFLSTTSVPPSRFSFAVAKGEDLGCKYPPASADLVVSALMFPLMDTMSALRSFHTLLKPGGTLAVWFYGRAHFAELEYAGLCQPLLDRIINHHFSGVITGGSPEHTAGWKHVADGIASWLDYIPFAEENWGFVERHKWNTKWTSLGFFGNEACDFSVEPRSSVTDTETVIERDDRSLWRKDWDVGQLREFVRYIYPFQGMEEEYVKPLWAQLEREMGGLHARRAFSWPVVLILATRK; from the coding sequence ATGAAGTTGACAGCTTCATTTGCACACTCAAGATGCTACCCTTTCCGCCGCTTAGCAGTTCCATACCGTACTCGCAGACAATTCAGCACCGCAACGATCCATCTCAACAAGGATGATTCCGCCAATGTATGGACATTGACCCAAGAGGATGTATCACACTACTGGAAAGGCTACCTCGCCACACGTCCCAAATACACAGACACATTCTACAACCTTATCTACGACTACCATGCCTCACACTCACAATCAAGCCTACCCCCATTCTCCGTCGCCCACGATGTCGGTGCTGGACCGGGCCAAGTCTCCGCGAAACTCGCCCAGAGATTCTCCCACGTCGTCGTGAGCGACAATAACGAGAACCATGTCAATTATGCTAAGCACTTCCTTTCAACAACCAGTGTGCCACCATCCCGATTCTCCTTCGCCGTCGCAAAAGGCGAAGATCTGGGGTGCAAGTACCCACCCGCCTCCGCTGACCTAGTCGTCAGTGCACTCATGTTCCCGCTCATGGATACTATGTCTGCGCTGCGAAGCTTCCATACTCTCTTAAAGCCTGGCGGGACTCTGGCTGTGTGGTTTTATGGACGTGCACACTTCGCCGAGCTAGAGTATGCGGGATTGTGTCAACCACTCTTAGACAGGATAATCAATCATCATTTCTCAGGTGTGATTACCGGAGGAAGCCCGGAGCACACGGCGGGATGGAAGCATGTGGCGGATGGCATAGCCAGTTGGTTGGATTATATCCCCTTCGCGGAAGAGAACTGGGGGTTTGTTGAGCGACATAAGTGGAATACCAAATGGACTAGTTTGGGGTTCTTTGGTAATGAGGCATGCGATTTTTCCGTGGAGCCGAGGAGTAGTGTCACGGACACGGAGACGGTTATTGAGAGGGACGATAGGAGTCTCTGGAGGAAGGACTGGGATGTGGGCCAACTTCGTGAGTTCGTTAGGTATATTTACCCTTTCCaggggatggaggaggaatatgtGAAGCCGCTGTGGGCGCAGTtggagagagaaatgggCGGGTTGCACGCTAGGCGGGCATTCTCGTGGCCAGTGGTTTTGATTTTGGCGACGAGGAAGTGA
- a CDS encoding putative NAD binding Rossmann fold oxidoreductase (predicted dehydrogenases and related proteins) → MSVHKLKVGMAGLGRVGKIHVINFLHHTPRAELVAAFSPDPAEIAWGKQNLEPYGVTLYDNYDRMLEHPGLAAVAIGTATSVHAEQTIKAIDRDLHVLCEKPLSTDIEVCKAVVQKAKTKPHLKVMCGFSRRFDESYREVNDKISQGLIGRPSIIRSQTCDKFDPSGFYVAYAAWSGGVFVDMSVHDIDLTLWFFGDDSVPKSISAHGIRAVQPELEKYSDYDNAVGIVEFHNGKIAYYYCSRMMAHGQEDTTEVIGTEGKLSVNTNPQRNFVNFYHSGGITREVPSNFIGRFGAAFVKEANEFAAACLDNTPLPIKLTNAVKAVEIGAYLQEALVSGKQIHFDEMGRRIEKPML, encoded by the exons ATGTCCGTCCACAAGCTCAAAGTCGGTATGGCTGGTCTGGGCCGTGTTGGCAAGATCCATGTCATTAACTTTTTGCATCACACTCCTCGTGCTGAGCTCGTGGCAGCTTTCTCTCCTGACCCTGCAGAGATTGCTTGGGGCAAACAAAACCTGGAGCCATATGGTGTGACTCTGTATGATAACTACGACAGGATGCTCGAGCATCCCGGCCTAGCGGCAGTGGCCATTGGCACAGCGACATCTGTTCATGCCGAGCAGACTATTAAAGCCATTGACCGTGATCTCCACGTCCTCTGTGAGAAGCCACTATCAACAGATATAGAAGTG TGCAAAGCGGTGGTGCAGAAAGCAAAGACTAAGCCTCATCTCAAAGTCATGTGTGGCTTTTCTCGCCGATTCGATGAGTCTTATCGCGAGGTCAACGACAAGATCAGTCAAGGCCTGATCGGCCGACCTTCTATCATTCGAAGCCAGACATGTGATAAGTTTGACCCCTCAGGATTTTACGTTGCTTATGCAGCATGGTCCGGAGGCGTCTTCGTTGATATGTCTGTCCATGATATCGATCTCACGTTGTGGTTCTTTGGTGATGACTCCGTCCCTAAAAGCATCTCCGCCCACGGAATCAGAGCTGTCCAACCGGAGCTGGAGAAGTACAGCGACTATGACAATGCAGTAGGAATTGTCGAGTTCCACAACGGCAAAATCGCCTATTACTATTGTTCTCGCATGATGGCACACGGCCAGGAAGACACGACAGAAGTCATTGGCACCGAGGGTAAATTATCTGTTAACACCAACCCTCAGCGCAACTTCGTCAACTTCTATCACTCCGGAGGTATCACACGAGAAGTCCCTAGCAACTTCATCGGCCGATTCGGTGCTGCTTTCGTTAAGGAAGCGAATGAGtttgctgctgcttgtcTAGACAACACGCCACTTCCGATTAAACTGACCAACGCGGTCAAGGCTGTGGAAATCGGTGCATACCTCCAGGAGGCTCTAGTATCTGGGAAGCAAATTCACTTCGATGAGATGGGAAGGAGGATTGAGAAGCCTATGCTGTAA